One Acidobacteriota bacterium genomic window carries:
- a CDS encoding tRNA uridine-5-carboxymethylaminomethyl(34) synthesis GTPase MnmE: protein MHLDDTIVAVSTPPGRGGIGVVRLSGPASLEIATPLLRLKYPLATGHATFGELVDTNTGDRIDEVVVTFFEKPHSYTTEDIVEISAHGSPVVLEYIVEQALARGARLAEPGEFTMRGFLHGRIDLTQAEAVRDLIESQTLFQAKVAAQQLEGALSRRVKPIKKQLVDVIALLEAGIDFAEDDVAILPDDQILARISQIQMPLESLAQSFAYGRVVHEGLTLAIVGRPNVGKSSLFNRLVQRERAIVTAIPGTTRDLVTETVSVIGIPIRLIDTAGIRSNADEVEAIGIRKSYEALADADLVLIVTDNTSSQHMDEEERLLQATSGRKRILVRNKADLGRGSDYSRFADNHMPEVSTSAVTGEGIEMLRERLIAELGGNSATPPEGGFLTNLRQRNLIEESLLALKNAEGAVRNRTPHEMLLMDLYNSLRPLDSITGETTTDDILSLIFTTFCIGK from the coding sequence GTGCACCTTGACGACACCATCGTTGCCGTCTCCACGCCGCCCGGCCGCGGGGGAATTGGCGTCGTTCGGCTGAGTGGACCCGCATCGCTGGAGATTGCAACTCCACTGCTTCGACTTAAGTATCCTCTCGCAACGGGACATGCCACGTTTGGGGAACTCGTCGACACGAACACTGGAGATCGTATCGACGAAGTTGTGGTCACGTTTTTCGAGAAACCCCATTCGTACACGACAGAAGACATCGTCGAAATATCAGCGCACGGTTCGCCGGTTGTGCTGGAGTACATCGTCGAGCAGGCACTGGCGCGAGGAGCGCGGTTGGCCGAGCCGGGGGAGTTCACGATGCGGGGATTCCTTCACGGCCGCATTGATCTTACTCAGGCCGAAGCCGTACGCGATCTAATTGAGTCGCAAACTCTATTCCAGGCCAAAGTTGCTGCACAACAGCTGGAGGGAGCTCTCTCACGACGGGTTAAGCCAATTAAGAAACAGTTAGTCGATGTGATTGCATTGCTCGAAGCGGGAATCGATTTCGCGGAAGATGACGTTGCGATCCTTCCAGACGACCAAATTCTGGCAAGAATCTCGCAAATTCAGATGCCGCTCGAATCTCTTGCGCAATCGTTCGCGTATGGTCGGGTGGTACATGAGGGACTCACACTTGCCATTGTTGGGCGTCCGAACGTTGGCAAGTCGAGTCTGTTTAACCGCCTCGTGCAGCGGGAGCGCGCAATTGTTACTGCGATTCCCGGAACGACACGCGATTTGGTTACTGAAACCGTGTCTGTGATTGGAATTCCGATCCGGCTCATCGATACCGCAGGCATTCGCAGCAACGCTGACGAGGTAGAGGCGATTGGGATCCGCAAGTCCTACGAGGCGCTCGCTGACGCTGATCTTGTGCTCATAGTGACGGACAACACTTCATCGCAACACATGGACGAGGAAGAACGGCTGCTTCAAGCTACTTCCGGTCGCAAGCGAATCCTGGTTCGAAACAAAGCTGACTTGGGTCGAGGCAGCGATTACAGCAGATTTGCTGATAATCACATGCCAGAAGTCAGCACCTCCGCTGTTACGGGTGAGGGGATCGAAATGCTTCGGGAACGACTGATAGCAGAACTTGGGGGAAACTCGGCAACTCCACCGGAGGGCGGATTCCTAACCAATCTAAGACAAAGGAACCTGATCGAGGAGTCGCTGTTGGCTCTGAAAAATGCGGAAGGAGCAGTTCGTAATCGCACGCCTCACGAAATGTTGCTGATGGATCTTTATAACTCGCTTCGGCCGCTCGATTCCATCACTGGAGAAACCACCACGGATGACATCCTGAGTCTAATCTTCACCACTTTCTGCATTGGAAAGTAG
- a CDS encoding carboxypeptidase regulatory-like domain-containing protein, translating into MKCTVLVMLALATLVAVGAAQVTFLDTPVADKNQDQGRNVTGQVMTKAETPLPDAVVYLKNTKTLTIKSFITEKDGGYRFHGLSPNIDYEIYADYQGQKSGTKTISSFDNRNNITLNIRIDTRQ; encoded by the coding sequence ATGAAGTGTACCGTTCTGGTGATGCTCGCACTGGCGACGTTGGTAGCTGTAGGCGCAGCTCAAGTGACATTTCTTGATACGCCAGTCGCTGACAAGAATCAGGATCAGGGCCGTAATGTGACCGGCCAGGTAATGACAAAGGCTGAGACGCCGCTCCCAGATGCCGTCGTGTACCTGAAGAACACCAAGACTCTGACGATCAAGAGCTTCATCACCGAGAAAGACGGAGGATACCGCTTTCACGGACTTTCGCCCAATATCGACTACGAGATCTACGCGGACTACCAGGGCCAGAAAAGCGGCACCAAGACAATCAGCTCGTTCGATAACCGGAACAACATTACGCTTAACATCCGGATCGACACTAGACAATAG